One genomic region from Evansella sp. LMS18 encodes:
- a CDS encoding GGDEF domain-containing protein, producing MFRIDRQSAVQKNHQLKFITDKFMLIALVIHIFLTFVFFWMGLTILGYVNIVSSLVYLAGYYINKKGHTLAALYIGHIEIVIHAAIAVYLLGAGSGFQYYILDVIILTFIAAKPSTLVKSLIVLADTAIFAVLTLVFRYPVIPIDSVVVDTLHFLNIVFVCASLAIATYLFRKVTDSAEENLRNLNKRLETLANTDGLTKLLNRRCMMDKLNEEVQGFKEHKEPFTLILADIDRFKSINDTHGHDCGDFVLKKCAEFLKESLGNNHVARWGGEEFLFLLRKTEKEEAYHVVEQLRRSFEEDIEFRHEDKTLKISLTFGLAEYNDVKQDVFERVNIADKALMQGKNQGKNCVVVI from the coding sequence GTGTTTCGAATAGACCGACAATCTGCTGTTCAAAAAAATCATCAGCTTAAGTTCATTACCGATAAGTTTATGCTCATAGCGCTTGTCATTCATATTTTTCTGACGTTCGTATTTTTCTGGATGGGTCTTACAATTTTAGGTTATGTAAATATCGTCAGTTCCCTGGTTTATTTAGCCGGATATTATATTAACAAAAAGGGCCATACGCTGGCCGCGCTCTACATAGGGCATATTGAGATCGTCATTCATGCGGCAATTGCGGTTTATTTACTTGGGGCTGGTTCAGGATTCCAATATTACATATTAGATGTTATTATTCTCACTTTCATAGCAGCAAAACCATCTACACTTGTAAAATCATTGATAGTTTTAGCGGACACAGCCATTTTTGCGGTGTTAACCCTTGTTTTCCGGTATCCAGTTATTCCGATAGACTCTGTAGTCGTGGACACTCTGCACTTTCTGAATATTGTTTTTGTCTGCGCTTCTTTAGCGATCGCTACTTATTTGTTCCGAAAAGTTACAGACTCGGCAGAAGAGAACCTAAGGAATCTTAACAAAAGACTTGAAACACTCGCTAACACGGATGGTTTAACGAAGCTGTTAAACCGCAGATGCATGATGGATAAACTGAACGAGGAAGTTCAAGGCTTCAAGGAGCATAAAGAACCTTTTACTTTAATTCTCGCTGATATTGATAGATTTAAGTCTATTAATGACACACATGGACATGACTGCGGAGATTTCGTGTTAAAAAAATGTGCTGAATTTCTAAAAGAAAGCCTTGGCAATAACCATGTTGCCCGCTGGGGTGGAGAAGAGTTTCTGTTCCTCCTTCGCAAAACGGAAAAAGAAGAAGCATATCATGTGGTAGAACAGCTGCGGCGAAGCTTTGAAGAGGATATTGAATTCCGCCATGAGGACAAAACGCTAAAAATCTCCCTCACTTTCGGATTAGCAGAATATAATGATGTCAAGCAGGACGTGTTTGAGCGTGTAAACATCGCCGATAAAGCTTTAATGCAAGGGAAGAATCAAGGGAAAAACTGTGTGGTAGTTATATAA
- a CDS encoding GyrI-like domain-containing protein — translation MMQLNTVKTMTSAAQAMYAMLQYTDKKDFSLSEIMGYSSHAFRMNIHPESVSPAGPTMFAPYELVSQNLKTLGVYTLTKSEFTPLSNKDLADTIRMAEARIDTGVPIISWDLFSPEFGLIYGYDHEQQVFYAKDMKKEGIINYSELNERASSHLFLCGFFESVPKRTQIMFRDALKKIIEHGDGKSPFAPYEYRHGLAGYDAWIRAFQTRKIDAFGNAYNMAVVADARKHATHFLTILSEKWEASTKLDQQVIDGLTEAKGFYSKVASYFDQLGKMFPFPQGGEPNDLAISQKAIELLQHAYEWERKGMEVFRRLESLLEQYADDNYMTPYRIKRTFEFAGVKHFAHPDQIESDAEMQMYELMKRDNSIVSRITNIKLFAYKSGQTGDEEKISYVVARPVSFKPYNLPKEMQYFKMEHNYAAIRVKMKEKKQGYETLKNWMLQQGIEENTTTYTIEFIRPPQHRSTEEEVEIYVPIIENSGR, via the coding sequence ATGATGCAACTAAATACGGTGAAAACGATGACTTCTGCAGCGCAGGCAATGTATGCAATGCTACAGTACACGGATAAAAAGGATTTTTCCCTTTCTGAAATAATGGGTTATTCCTCCCACGCATTCCGAATGAATATTCACCCAGAGTCGGTCAGCCCGGCAGGTCCAACTATGTTCGCGCCATATGAACTCGTTTCCCAGAACTTGAAAACACTTGGTGTTTACACCTTAACCAAAAGCGAATTCACTCCCCTCTCAAATAAAGATTTAGCAGACACAATCCGTATGGCAGAAGCCAGAATTGATACAGGAGTTCCTATTATATCCTGGGATTTATTTTCCCCTGAATTCGGCCTGATCTATGGATATGACCATGAACAGCAGGTATTTTATGCGAAAGATATGAAAAAAGAAGGAATAATTAACTATTCGGAGCTAAATGAGCGGGCATCCAGCCATTTGTTTTTGTGCGGCTTCTTTGAATCTGTGCCCAAAAGAACACAAATAATGTTCCGTGACGCCCTGAAAAAAATAATCGAACACGGGGACGGGAAGTCACCCTTCGCTCCCTATGAATACAGACATGGTTTAGCAGGTTATGATGCATGGATCCGGGCTTTTCAGACTCGAAAGATCGATGCCTTTGGCAACGCATATAATATGGCTGTTGTGGCAGATGCACGTAAGCACGCGACACATTTTTTAACCATCCTGTCAGAAAAATGGGAGGCTTCAACAAAGCTGGATCAGCAAGTTATCGATGGCCTGACCGAAGCGAAAGGGTTTTATAGTAAAGTCGCCTCTTATTTTGATCAGCTCGGAAAAATGTTTCCATTCCCTCAGGGCGGCGAACCTAACGACCTCGCTATCAGTCAAAAAGCAATTGAATTATTACAGCATGCATACGAATGGGAAAGAAAAGGCATGGAAGTTTTCAGGAGGCTGGAAAGCTTGCTGGAGCAGTACGCGGACGATAATTATATGACACCTTATAGAATAAAGAGAACTTTCGAATTTGCAGGTGTAAAACATTTTGCACATCCTGACCAGATTGAATCAGATGCTGAAATGCAAATGTACGAATTAATGAAACGAGATAATTCGATTGTTTCCCGTATCACTAATATCAAGCTATTTGCTTATAAGTCCGGTCAAACGGGAGACGAAGAGAAAATATCCTATGTTGTGGCAAGACCTGTCAGCTTTAAGCCATACAACCTTCCTAAAGAAATGCAGTATTTTAAAATGGAACATAACTATGCTGCTATCCGTGTGAAGATGAAAGAGAAAAAACAAGGATATGAGACTTTGAAAAACTGGATGCTCCAGCAAGGAATCGAGGAAAATACAACCACATATACGATCGAATTCATTCGCCCTCCACAGCATCGGAGCACAGAAGAAGAGGTTGAAATTTATGTTCCAATCATTGAAAATAGTGGACGATAA
- a CDS encoding (Fe-S)-binding protein: MKVSLFVTCLGDLFQSDVGKATVEVLERLGCEIDFPESQVCCGQPAYNSGYVKESKEAMQRMMKAFDHSEYVVCPSGSCAYMFHEYEHIFKGDPVWEPKAKKLAEKTYELTEFIVDVLQVEDVGAKFEGDVTYHTSCHMTRLLGVKSAPMTLLSNVEGLKYTELPGKEHCCGFGGTFSVKMGPISEQMVDEKVQHVEETEAEFLIGADSGCLMNIGGRINRKGKPIKVMHIAEVLNSR, from the coding sequence ATGAAAGTAAGCTTATTTGTAACCTGCCTTGGTGATTTGTTTCAAAGCGACGTAGGAAAAGCGACCGTGGAGGTGCTGGAAAGATTAGGCTGTGAAATAGATTTTCCTGAATCACAGGTCTGCTGCGGCCAGCCAGCATACAACAGCGGCTATGTGAAAGAGTCAAAGGAAGCTATGCAAAGGATGATGAAAGCCTTTGATCATTCTGAGTATGTCGTTTGTCCTTCAGGATCCTGTGCTTACATGTTCCATGAGTATGAGCATATTTTTAAAGGTGATCCTGTCTGGGAGCCGAAAGCTAAAAAACTGGCAGAAAAAACATATGAGTTAACAGAGTTTATCGTTGATGTTTTGCAAGTGGAAGATGTAGGAGCAAAATTTGAAGGAGATGTTACATACCACACCTCATGCCATATGACGAGATTGCTCGGTGTGAAGAGCGCACCAATGACGCTGTTGAGCAATGTGGAGGGCTTAAAATATACAGAATTGCCGGGTAAAGAACATTGCTGTGGTTTCGGAGGAACTTTTTCTGTAAAAATGGGGCCTATCTCGGAGCAAATGGTCGATGAGAAAGTACAGCATGTGGAGGAAACAGAAGCGGAGTTTTTAATTGGTGCAGATTCCGGCTGTTTGATGAATATTGGCGGAAGAATCAACCGAAAGGGAAAGCCGATTAAAGTGATGCATATTGCGGAAGTATTAAACAGCCGCTGA
- a CDS encoding helix-turn-helix transcriptional regulator: MPIIINIDVMLAKRKMSVTELSEKVGITMANLSILKNGKAKAIRISTLESICKALDCQPGDILEYRSEDDSHNG; encoded by the coding sequence ATGCCAATAATAATAAATATTGATGTGATGCTGGCAAAAAGAAAAATGAGTGTAACGGAACTCTCTGAAAAGGTGGGAATAACAATGGCGAACCTTTCCATATTGAAAAATGGGAAAGCAAAAGCAATCAGAATTTCCACTTTGGAATCTATATGCAAGGCATTGGATTGCCAGCCTGGGGACATTTTGGAATATAGAAGTGAAGATGATTCTCACAACGGATAG
- a CDS encoding DUF2975 domain-containing protein — translation MKRGSTIFLKIAVVLIGIPILALCILGLYWLPNNPASPDYDHLLYPAITGIYISAIPFFIALYQAFKLLNYIDVNKAFSIASVKSLKVIKICAVIISSLYVVIMPFVFFVAELDDAPGLIIIGMVPFFASSVIAVFAAVLQRLLQEAIDIKAENDLTV, via the coding sequence ATGAAACGAGGCTCCACAATATTTTTAAAAATAGCTGTTGTTCTTATAGGAATTCCAATTCTCGCTTTGTGCATACTGGGTTTGTACTGGTTACCAAACAATCCAGCAAGTCCCGATTATGATCATCTGCTGTATCCTGCTATTACAGGTATTTATATATCAGCAATACCATTTTTTATAGCTTTGTACCAGGCGTTTAAACTGCTGAATTATATCGATGTTAACAAGGCTTTTTCTATAGCATCTGTTAAGTCATTAAAGGTTATCAAAATTTGTGCAGTGATCATTAGCTCTTTGTACGTTGTTATTATGCCATTCGTTTTTTTCGTTGCAGAGCTTGATGATGCACCTGGCCTAATTATCATCGGAATGGTTCCTTTCTTTGCTTCATCGGTTATCGCCGTCTTTGCTGCGGTTCTGCAAAGACTTTTACAAGAAGCAATTGATATTAAAGCAGAAAATGATTTAACGGTCTGA
- a CDS encoding GyrI-like domain-containing protein produces the protein MGVLNKSIITKEAFKVVGLEIDWSPDKDKPSENTIAKLWEKFNERYSEISHTVPMRCYGLMRFPPGWKEGEPFKYMACTEVTEVPADLPGGMTAAEIPRFDYAVLTYQGVIDEIRYANEYFFSEWAPKIEGFRFALPHCMEFYGERYTSNDDPKSVFELWFPLTGKN, from the coding sequence ATGGGTGTTTTAAATAAAAGCATAATTACAAAAGAAGCCTTTAAAGTCGTAGGTTTGGAGATTGACTGGTCACCTGATAAAGATAAACCATCAGAAAACACCATTGCAAAGCTATGGGAAAAGTTCAATGAGAGGTATTCAGAAATCAGCCATACTGTGCCAATGAGATGTTATGGACTGATGCGGTTTCCTCCTGGCTGGAAGGAAGGGGAACCTTTTAAATACATGGCTTGCACTGAGGTTACGGAAGTTCCTGCCGATCTCCCGGGTGGAATGACGGCTGCGGAAATCCCTCGTTTTGATTATGCTGTGTTAACCTATCAGGGAGTCATTGATGAGATTAGATATGCTAATGAATATTTCTTTAGCGAATGGGCGCCAAAAATTGAAGGCTTTCGTTTTGCACTTCCACATTGTATGGAATTTTACGGAGAAAGATATACAAGTAACGATGACCCTAAATCTGTTTTTGAGCTATGGTTTCCCCTTACTGGTAAAAACTAA
- a CDS encoding RNA polymerase sigma factor, whose amino-acid sequence MKSVTLTNEEADLKCMSETELIEIARTGNNDAFGELVRRYRSKAMNWAQMLEKDNNLAEDIVQEAFIKAFMHMGTLIDARRFQAWLRTIVRNQARMNLRRGGLYKGEQLFSHLETNYTSNETINFHDIDHILYHLTQRVNSNKHLQYGNPEKLIMQKEMLEGIHDLLNCLTRQERKVFEAYFFQQISPKEIAGLFGMSMNNIYTTLSRSRVKVKRERTRIYLRGYLKEQLGHDNSKRKVLAKPIIM is encoded by the coding sequence GTGAAAAGTGTGACTCTTACCAATGAAGAAGCTGATTTAAAATGTATGAGTGAAACAGAATTAATTGAGATAGCAAGAACAGGAAACAACGATGCCTTTGGTGAACTGGTGAGAAGGTACAGGAGTAAGGCAATGAACTGGGCTCAAATGCTTGAGAAAGATAATAATCTTGCAGAGGATATTGTTCAGGAGGCATTTATAAAAGCATTTATGCACATGGGGACCCTGATCGACGCCAGACGGTTCCAGGCATGGCTGCGCACGATTGTCCGTAATCAGGCCAGGATGAATCTGAGGCGCGGCGGGCTGTATAAAGGAGAACAATTATTTTCACATCTAGAAACGAATTATACTTCCAATGAGACGATTAACTTCCACGATATTGACCACATATTATACCATCTCACACAGCGGGTTAATTCAAACAAACACCTTCAGTACGGAAATCCGGAAAAACTGATTATGCAGAAAGAGATGCTTGAAGGGATCCACGATCTTCTCAACTGTTTAACGAGACAGGAAAGAAAAGTCTTCGAGGCATACTTCTTTCAGCAAATTTCCCCGAAAGAAATAGCCGGTTTATTCGGAATGTCCATGAATAATATTTACACGACTCTTTCCCGGTCACGTGTCAAAGTTAAGCGTGAGAGGACACGAATTTATTTAAGGGGATATTTAAAGGAGCAGTTAGGCCACGATAATTCAAAGCGGAAAGTGCTTGCCAAGCCAATAATTATGTAA
- a CDS encoding LutB/LldF family L-lactate oxidation iron-sulfur protein, with protein MAMKIGSNEFKERVGQGIDNSFMRGAVSGAQDSMGVRRSNAAEELGNWEDWRSHGEEIRQHVLEHLDYYLEQLSKNVADLGGHVYFAETKEEANEYIRGVAQKKQAKKIVKAKSMVTEEIGLNSVLEEEGCEVIETDLGEYILQVDDHDPPSHIVVPALHKNKEQIRDVFKEKLGYEKTSKPEELAFHAREMLRKEYMSADIGITGCNFAVAESGSISLVTNEGNADLVTALPKTQITVMGMERIVPTFEEMEVLVSLLTRSAVGQKLTSYISVLTGPREALDADGPEEFHLVIVDNGRSDILGGEFQSILQCIRCAACINVCPVYRHIGGHSYGSIYSGPIGAVLSPLLGGYEEYKELPYASTLCGACTEVCPVKIPLHDLLHKHREVIVEKEGKAPISEKLLMKSFGIGAASPTLYNFGTKFAPVALNPYTNGESISKGPGPMKAWTDIREFPAPNKERFRDWFKNRKKEENAHGRDDSESR; from the coding sequence ATGGCCATGAAAATCGGCAGCAATGAATTTAAGGAGCGTGTCGGTCAGGGAATTGACAATTCTTTTATGCGCGGTGCTGTATCAGGGGCCCAGGACAGTATGGGCGTAAGAAGGAGCAACGCGGCAGAAGAACTCGGTAACTGGGAGGACTGGCGTTCTCATGGAGAGGAAATCCGCCAGCACGTACTGGAGCATCTTGATTATTATTTAGAACAATTGAGTAAAAATGTGGCGGATCTGGGCGGCCATGTGTATTTTGCCGAGACAAAAGAAGAGGCAAACGAGTATATTCGAGGTGTCGCTCAAAAGAAACAGGCTAAGAAAATTGTTAAGGCTAAGTCAATGGTCACGGAAGAAATAGGCTTAAATTCTGTACTGGAAGAGGAAGGCTGTGAGGTCATTGAAACGGATCTTGGAGAATATATTCTCCAGGTGGATGATCACGACCCGCCTTCGCATATTGTTGTACCGGCACTACATAAAAATAAAGAACAGATTCGCGACGTTTTCAAAGAAAAATTGGGCTATGAAAAAACATCTAAACCAGAAGAACTAGCATTCCATGCCCGGGAAATGCTGCGCAAGGAATATATGAGCGCAGATATCGGCATTACAGGCTGTAATTTTGCAGTGGCAGAATCCGGGTCTATTAGTCTCGTAACGAATGAAGGAAACGCTGATTTAGTTACCGCCCTGCCAAAAACACAGATTACTGTGATGGGAATGGAAAGAATCGTACCTACTTTTGAAGAAATGGAAGTTCTCGTAAGTCTTTTAACCCGAAGTGCCGTTGGCCAGAAATTAACCAGCTATATTTCTGTTTTGACGGGACCGAGGGAAGCACTGGATGCAGACGGACCTGAAGAGTTTCACCTTGTAATCGTCGATAATGGGCGCTCAGACATACTCGGCGGAGAATTCCAGTCGATACTGCAATGCATTCGGTGCGCTGCCTGTATAAATGTTTGCCCGGTATACCGGCATATTGGCGGCCATTCCTATGGATCGATTTATTCAGGGCCCATTGGAGCTGTGTTATCACCACTTCTTGGAGGCTATGAGGAATATAAGGAACTTCCGTATGCTTCCACCCTTTGCGGTGCCTGTACAGAGGTATGTCCGGTGAAAATCCCGCTGCACGATTTACTGCACAAGCATCGCGAAGTTATCGTGGAAAAAGAGGGGAAAGCCCCGATATCTGAGAAGCTTCTCATGAAATCATTTGGAATCGGAGCAGCCTCGCCAACGCTTTATAATTTCGGTACGAAATTTGCGCCTGTTGCGTTAAATCCCTATACAAATGGAGAAAGCATTTCCAAGGGACCGGGACCAATGAAAGCATGGACGGATATCCGAGAGTTCCCTGCACCTAATAAAGAAAGGTTCAGAGACTGGTTTAAAAACCGCAAGAAGGAGGAGAATGCTCATGGCAGGGACGATTCAGAATCAAGATAA
- a CDS encoding DinB family protein — protein sequence MNERQEALFTSLETYRKYLLDDLEDVTEEEAEIIPDGFRNNIRWNMGHTYLDQYLWILDVTGEKDETMKKFNQWFGFGTTPDNFTEETPSFQELKVMLENQIIDIKERYAHRLEEKHPPTSMEHYTTIEQVLVRTAFHEGMHTQAINDIKKCIRHAGKGQLRNQEEIS from the coding sequence ATGAATGAAAGGCAGGAAGCGTTATTTACGTCGTTAGAAACATATCGGAAGTACTTATTAGATGATCTAGAGGATGTAACAGAAGAAGAGGCGGAAATAATCCCTGATGGCTTCAGAAATAACATCCGCTGGAACATGGGGCATACTTATCTGGATCAATACTTATGGATTTTAGATGTCACTGGTGAAAAAGACGAAACAATGAAGAAGTTCAATCAGTGGTTCGGCTTTGGTACAACGCCTGATAATTTTACAGAAGAAACGCCTTCATTTCAGGAACTGAAAGTAATGCTTGAAAACCAAATTATAGATATTAAAGAGCGTTACGCACATCGGCTGGAAGAGAAACACCCGCCAACAAGCATGGAGCACTACACTACTATTGAGCAGGTTTTAGTCCGAACGGCTTTTCATGAAGGAATGCATACACAGGCAATCAACGATATTAAAAAGTGCATCCGGCATGCAGGGAAGGGCCAGCTTAGAAATCAGGAAGAAATTAGTTAA